The sequence TGGATTTACTCCATGACCAGGAAGGGGTTGAGGCGGGTGTCGACATCGAAGACATCCATCCCTTCCCAGCGCTTGAGGGCCCGGGCCAGGGCGGCGGAGAAGGGCGAGGCCAGGAACTCGTAGAGGATCTTGGCTCCCGCGTGGGTCGGGATAAGCCTTAGCAAAACACCGGACGGGACAATTCCCCCAAAAGCCAGCGTGAGGAAGACCGCGCTGTCCAGGGCCTCTCCCACCACGGTGCTGACCCAGAACCGGGGCAG is a genomic window of Thermoflexus sp. containing:
- a CDS encoding queuosine precursor transporter, whose amino-acid sequence is MIWTGFAGNLLAVLAAAAGGLLPPAPFWKGQAAYQEILGFAPRLLLASFTAYLVGEFANAAVLAKMKVRTRGRYMLPRFWVSTVVGEALDSAVFLTLAFGGIVPSGVLLRLIPTHAGAKILYEFLASPFSAALARALKRWEGMDVFDVDTRLNPFLVME